The following are from one region of the Leptospira selangorensis genome:
- the hisA gene encoding 1-(5-phosphoribosyl)-5-[(5-phosphoribosylamino)methylideneamino]imidazole-4-carboxamide isomerase: MILIPAIDLLDNCAVRLFKGNYDEKTIYSTEPWKLAEGFERNGATLLHLVDLNGARNQIGINTEAISKIRKSSKLKIQLGGGIRDKEKLEYYDSIGIDRFILGTAAVNNPELLDFALKKYGEDRIVVAVDARDGIVKIAGWEVDSGVKYLDLLEKMQQVGIRNIIFTDIAQDGTLAGPNLNAYKEILSRYNFQVIASGGISSLKDIMALSALGTSVPMYGVITGKALYEGKIDLAEAITSLGSD, from the coding sequence ATGATTTTAATTCCAGCCATCGATTTGTTGGATAATTGCGCTGTTAGATTATTCAAAGGCAATTACGACGAAAAAACAATCTACTCGACTGAACCTTGGAAACTTGCAGAAGGTTTCGAAAGAAACGGTGCTACTCTCTTACATCTTGTTGATTTGAACGGTGCAAGAAACCAGATCGGTATCAATACGGAAGCTATTTCAAAAATTCGTAAATCTTCTAAGCTGAAAATCCAACTTGGTGGCGGGATCAGAGATAAGGAGAAGTTGGAATATTACGATTCAATCGGTATTGATCGTTTTATTCTTGGAACTGCTGCGGTTAATAATCCTGAACTATTGGACTTCGCTTTGAAAAAATACGGAGAAGACAGGATCGTTGTGGCGGTGGATGCTAGAGACGGCATAGTCAAAATTGCAGGTTGGGAAGTAGACTCGGGTGTGAAATACTTGGACCTTCTTGAAAAAATGCAACAAGTAGGTATCCGTAATATTATTTTTACGGATATCGCCCAAGATGGAACTTTGGCGGGTCCAAACCTTAATGCATATAAGGAAATTTTAAGTAGATATAATTTTCAAGTAATTGCATCCGGCGGTATTTCTTCTTTGAAAGATATCATGGCGCTATCCGCATTGGGGACTTCTGTTCCGATGTACGGTGTGATTACTGGAAAAGCTTTATATGAAGGCAAAATAGATCTGGCCGAAGCAATTACAAGCCTCGGCTCTGATTAA
- a CDS encoding thioredoxin domain-containing protein — translation MKKLSPSSILAVISGIAAFISFLLIRKYFGGETADGLAQSLCDVVSESGSCSKVSESSISAIRNVPWLGDLPIALFGLAFYGFVTYLFIRAEKSPENKEGYLLLSFYILLVALVIDLGLFSASVFYIDAICGLCALTWISTLILVAGTFFQIKDYKDKSLKKALGILQVEGLNTYIVVLLFLAAGQIGGKSFHDSLVDGEHTGVAQIQKQLSDYEKAQPVSIDLQGSSIQGDPNAPITIVKFADFNCGHCMDTSHILKRVLRDYPGLVKIVYKNFPLDANCNRLVQSPRPDASSCVAASAAICADKQNKFPAVYEGLYRNTENRIAHSPASVLSLAQQEGLDMNQFRACLSSPAVRNQINKEVDDAAKVEIHSTPSLFINNKPIQSGTPKEAFLRALIESLIKKV, via the coding sequence ATGAAAAAACTGTCCCCTAGCTCTATTCTTGCCGTAATTTCCGGTATCGCGGCGTTTATCTCGTTCTTATTGATCAGAAAATATTTCGGCGGAGAAACTGCGGACGGACTTGCACAATCTCTTTGTGATGTAGTCAGCGAATCTGGTTCTTGCTCCAAGGTTTCAGAAAGTAGCATCTCCGCTATCAGAAACGTTCCTTGGTTAGGAGATCTTCCGATCGCACTTTTCGGATTGGCATTTTACGGATTTGTTACATACCTTTTTATCCGAGCCGAAAAAAGTCCTGAAAACAAAGAAGGATATCTTCTTCTTTCCTTTTACATTTTGCTTGTAGCATTAGTAATTGATCTTGGATTATTCTCCGCATCCGTATTCTATATAGATGCGATCTGCGGACTTTGTGCACTTACTTGGATCTCTACTTTGATCCTGGTTGCTGGAACCTTCTTCCAAATTAAAGACTATAAGGACAAATCCTTGAAAAAAGCATTAGGTATCCTGCAAGTAGAAGGTTTAAATACATACATAGTAGTTTTATTGTTCTTAGCCGCGGGTCAGATCGGAGGAAAATCCTTTCATGATTCTTTAGTAGATGGAGAACACACAGGTGTCGCTCAGATCCAAAAACAATTGTCGGATTATGAAAAAGCGCAACCAGTTTCAATTGATCTACAAGGTTCTTCTATACAAGGAGATCCTAATGCTCCGATCACAATCGTAAAGTTTGCTGACTTCAATTGTGGTCACTGTATGGATACTTCTCATATCTTGAAAAGAGTTTTGAGAGATTATCCAGGACTAGTAAAGATCGTTTATAAAAATTTCCCATTGGATGCGAATTGTAACCGATTGGTCCAATCTCCTCGCCCGGATGCAAGTTCTTGTGTGGCTGCTTCTGCTGCGATCTGCGCGGATAAACAAAATAAATTCCCCGCAGTTTACGAAGGACTGTATAGAAATACTGAAAATAGGATCGCTCATTCACCTGCGTCTGTGTTAAGTTTAGCTCAACAAGAAGGATTAGATATGAACCAGTTCCGTGCTTGTTTGTCTTCTCCTGCTGTTCGGAATCAGATCAATAAAGAAGTAGATGATGCAGCTAAGGTAGAGATCCATAGCACGCCTAGTTTATTTATTAATAATAAACCGATCCAAAGTGGAACTCCGAAAGAAGCCTTCTTAAGAGCTTTGATCGAAAGTTTAATCAAGAAGGTTTGA
- the hisB gene encoding imidazoleglycerol-phosphate dehydratase HisB, which yields MKEERKTSETDIKLSLDIRGKGNYKFDTQIPFFEHMLSHVSKHGLLDIDLWLRGDIEIDCHHSVEDTAILLGATLHKQLGDKAGIRRYGHYTLPMDEVLTTVAVDLGGRYYYKYTGPELVGKFGIYDAELSLEFLQKFALNAKMNLHVHVHYGENRHHIHESIFKAFGKALRMAIEIDPAAGGAIPSTKGVLE from the coding sequence ATGAAAGAAGAACGCAAAACTTCGGAGACGGACATCAAGCTCTCCCTGGATATTCGGGGCAAAGGTAATTATAAATTCGATACTCAAATTCCGTTTTTCGAGCATATGCTTTCCCATGTTTCCAAACATGGTCTTCTGGATATTGATCTATGGTTGCGAGGTGACATAGAAATCGATTGCCATCATAGTGTTGAGGACACCGCGATCCTTCTTGGCGCGACTCTTCATAAGCAGTTGGGGGACAAGGCAGGTATCAGAAGATACGGCCATTATACTCTTCCAATGGACGAGGTCCTAACAACTGTTGCCGTGGACTTAGGTGGTAGATATTATTATAAATATACCGGTCCTGAACTTGTAGGTAAGTTTGGAATTTATGATGCAGAACTATCGTTGGAATTCCTACAGAAGTTCGCTTTGAATGCTAAGATGAATCTTCACGTTCATGTTCATTACGGAGAAAATCGCCATCATATCCATGAATCCATTTTTAAAGCTTTCGGTAAGGCTTTGAGAATGGCGATCGAGATAGATCCTGCTGCGGGCGGAGCAATTCCTTCTACCAAAGGTGTTTTGGAATGA
- the hisH gene encoding imidazole glycerol phosphate synthase subunit HisH: MIAVLDYGMGNIHSCLKAISLFTKDFSYTKEPSVLKQADAIILPGDGHFDKAMKNLNESGLRTFVDDHVKAEKPLFGICIGFQILFEDSDEVISGNNNTTVPGLGYVKGKIRKFKGKNYKVPHIGWNKLYKRNPSKSNLLKNLEDESFAYFIHSYRPVGVESSAITGFCDYYGEKFPAVVEKGNVFGTQFHPEKSYSFGLKILENFIQSL, encoded by the coding sequence ATGATAGCCGTTCTTGATTATGGAATGGGGAATATTCACTCCTGCTTAAAGGCGATCTCACTCTTCACAAAAGATTTTTCTTATACTAAGGAACCATCCGTTTTGAAACAGGCGGATGCGATCATTCTTCCTGGTGATGGGCATTTTGATAAGGCCATGAAAAATCTGAATGAATCCGGTTTGAGAACTTTTGTAGATGACCACGTAAAGGCAGAAAAACCTTTATTCGGGATTTGTATCGGTTTTCAAATTTTGTTCGAAGATTCGGACGAGGTTATTTCCGGAAATAATAATACGACTGTTCCCGGACTAGGTTATGTTAAAGGTAAGATCCGAAAGTTTAAGGGAAAAAATTACAAGGTTCCTCATATCGGTTGGAATAAATTATATAAAAGAAATCCTTCTAAAAGTAATTTATTGAAAAATTTAGAAGACGAATCCTTCGCATATTTTATACACTCCTACCGTCCCGTTGGAGTGGAGAGTTCCGCGATCACTGGCTTCTGCGATTATTATGGGGAGAAGTTCCCGGCAGTGGTTGAGAAAGGAAACGTTTTCGGAACACAATTCCATCCTGAAAAATCCTATTCCTTCGGTCTAAAGATTCTGGAGAACTTTATTCAATCCTTATGA
- a CDS encoding efflux RND transporter permease subunit, whose translation MNENNKQTQSEGFAGILAGKFISSKLTPIFAVVSILAGILSVYLTPKEEEPQISVPMVDISFFSPQYSANEMERKITEPVERSVWGLEGVEYVYSATRDHQSLITVRFKVGEPLEPSLVKIHHKILEIKNQLPSNTSDPSVNSYTIDDVPFLALTFSSAETDDYSLRSLISPLARELSSTPDLSKVELLGGRKRSVRVIANPQRMKEFGVDFIQLAESLKANSSDFPAGKNWGTKNVYDIEIGSSIRTMEDLKKIPIKQSWGRVVKLGDIAQVYEGPQERSRQSFFFQKENPDIGENAVTIVFSKRKGTNVEELAQIIRERADEFRKDLPTGIKLSIIRDYGRTAGIKSKELIEHLLIATISVSVLIALWMGIRASFVVFVAIPVTLALTLAIYYFLDYTLNRVTLFALIFSIGILVDDAIVVVENIERHLAFPGNKGKIRSILDAVSEVGNPTILATFTVIAAILPMAFVRGLMGPYMKPIPVGASLAMLLSLFVAFSVIPWISLRILKKHIGGTTKPKISRLDTIYLKVAGWLLESKLNLIKMIVLIIALFGISVSLVAFKTVKVKMLPFDDKDEFQIILDFDPRTPLSKTVELSSELAKSILKEENIEKVQIFAGEPAPFSFSGMVKHTFLRREEWKSDLHIVLKDKDSRKKKSHEIIETIRPILEKYNKENSVLSKVLEIPPGPPVLSTLVIEIYGPTEEERIKVAREIRSITEAQEGIVDLDSSLSEVRPKIKYPFKFDKGGLVGIPSSVMAKNAGLFFGETPVFILSESEHSEDISVDLSVPNEFRSSHSPFSSWDLSSQFSGSVSPKNLVGEGEKISSKVLHRKNLKPLEYVTAEFSGKEEAPVYGILSLSPKIQYPIYTSEVPWNTKHPVIKWDGEWFITYEVFRDLGGAFAVVMILIYVLVLGWFQDYKLPIIIMAPIPISLIGIIPGHLISGAYFTATSMIGFIAGAGIIVRNSIILVDFIQAEIQSGKDLKRAVLDAGVVRFRPMFLTAAAVIVGSSVMLFDPIFQGLAVSLIFGEIAATVLSRFVVPAFYFWFSERRG comes from the coding sequence ATGAACGAAAATAATAAACAAACCCAGTCGGAAGGTTTCGCAGGAATACTAGCAGGCAAATTTATCAGTTCCAAACTGACTCCTATCTTTGCGGTAGTGAGTATCCTTGCAGGAATTTTGTCGGTATATCTAACCCCGAAGGAAGAAGAACCGCAGATTTCAGTTCCTATGGTGGATATTTCATTTTTTTCTCCTCAATACTCAGCGAATGAGATGGAAAGAAAAATTACCGAGCCGGTGGAAAGATCCGTATGGGGGCTGGAAGGAGTGGAATATGTTTATTCTGCAACTAGAGATCATCAATCATTGATTACTGTTCGCTTTAAGGTAGGAGAACCCTTAGAGCCTTCTTTGGTTAAGATACACCATAAAATTTTAGAAATTAAAAATCAACTTCCTTCGAATACTTCCGATCCATCAGTAAATTCTTATACGATTGATGATGTTCCTTTTTTAGCTCTTACTTTTAGTTCGGCAGAAACGGATGATTATTCTCTTCGTAGTTTGATTTCTCCTTTAGCAAGAGAGCTATCTTCTACCCCTGATCTTTCCAAGGTGGAATTATTAGGTGGAAGAAAAAGATCAGTCAGGGTGATCGCGAACCCACAACGAATGAAAGAATTTGGTGTGGATTTTATACAACTAGCAGAAAGTCTTAAGGCAAACTCTTCCGATTTTCCGGCAGGAAAAAACTGGGGAACAAAAAACGTATATGATATAGAGATCGGTTCTTCGATCCGAACTATGGAAGATCTCAAAAAAATCCCGATCAAACAAAGTTGGGGAAGAGTTGTTAAATTAGGGGATATAGCTCAGGTATACGAGGGACCTCAAGAAAGAAGCAGACAATCCTTCTTCTTTCAAAAAGAAAATCCTGATATCGGAGAAAACGCTGTCACGATCGTATTCTCCAAAAGAAAAGGAACGAACGTAGAAGAATTAGCACAAATCATCCGAGAACGCGCAGATGAATTTAGAAAAGATCTTCCGACCGGAATAAAACTAAGCATAATACGTGATTACGGCAGAACTGCAGGGATAAAATCTAAGGAACTGATTGAACATCTTCTTATAGCAACTATTTCCGTTTCTGTTTTGATAGCTTTATGGATGGGGATACGAGCTTCTTTCGTAGTATTCGTAGCGATACCGGTTACCTTAGCTCTTACATTAGCAATTTATTATTTTCTAGATTATACTCTAAATCGTGTTACCTTATTCGCCTTAATTTTTTCGATAGGTATACTCGTAGACGATGCAATCGTTGTGGTCGAAAATATAGAAAGGCATCTTGCGTTTCCTGGAAATAAAGGAAAGATCAGGTCCATCTTAGATGCAGTTTCTGAAGTAGGAAATCCGACCATATTGGCTACCTTTACAGTAATTGCTGCAATATTGCCTATGGCCTTCGTACGGGGTTTGATGGGACCTTATATGAAGCCGATCCCAGTCGGAGCTAGTCTTGCGATGCTTCTTTCCTTATTCGTAGCTTTTTCGGTCATTCCCTGGATCAGTCTAAGGATTTTGAAAAAACATATCGGGGGAACAACAAAACCGAAAATTTCACGCTTAGATACGATCTACCTAAAGGTTGCAGGATGGCTTTTAGAATCTAAATTAAACCTGATAAAAATGATCGTTCTGATCATTGCGTTATTTGGTATTTCAGTTTCCCTGGTGGCATTTAAAACGGTGAAAGTTAAGATGTTACCTTTTGATGATAAGGACGAATTCCAAATCATATTAGATTTTGATCCAAGAACCCCTCTTTCTAAAACGGTAGAATTAAGTTCGGAACTTGCAAAATCGATCCTTAAGGAAGAAAATATAGAGAAGGTCCAAATCTTTGCAGGGGAGCCCGCACCCTTCTCCTTTTCCGGAATGGTAAAACATACATTTTTGCGAAGAGAGGAATGGAAATCGGATCTTCATATCGTTTTAAAAGACAAAGATTCTAGAAAGAAAAAGAGTCACGAAATTATAGAAACTATTCGCCCTATTTTAGAAAAATATAATAAGGAAAATTCTGTACTTAGCAAGGTACTGGAAATTCCGCCTGGGCCTCCGGTACTTTCTACCTTAGTCATAGAAATATACGGGCCGACCGAGGAGGAAAGGATCAAAGTTGCTCGAGAGATCCGTTCTATCACAGAAGCCCAAGAAGGAATTGTAGATCTAGATTCCAGTCTTTCCGAAGTCAGGCCTAAGATAAAATACCCTTTCAAGTTTGATAAAGGAGGACTTGTTGGAATTCCTTCTTCCGTAATGGCAAAAAATGCAGGATTGTTTTTCGGAGAAACTCCTGTGTTCATTTTATCCGAATCGGAACATTCAGAGGATATTTCAGTTGATTTGTCTGTTCCAAACGAATTCAGATCTTCACATTCTCCATTCTCCAGTTGGGATCTATCTTCTCAATTTTCCGGATCTGTTTCTCCTAAAAATTTAGTTGGAGAAGGAGAAAAAATTTCTTCAAAAGTACTTCATCGAAAAAATCTAAAACCTTTGGAATATGTGACGGCTGAATTTTCAGGAAAAGAAGAAGCGCCGGTTTACGGAATTCTTTCTCTCAGCCCTAAAATCCAATATCCGATTTACACTTCCGAGGTGCCTTGGAATACAAAACATCCGGTTATAAAATGGGACGGAGAATGGTTTATAACGTACGAAGTCTTTCGTGATCTAGGTGGAGCGTTTGCGGTTGTGATGATCTTAATTTATGTTTTGGTGCTCGGCTGGTTCCAGGATTATAAACTTCCAATTATAATAATGGCGCCGATACCGATTTCTCTTATCGGGATTATCCCGGGACATTTGATCTCTGGTGCTTATTTTACTGCGACTTCTATGATCGGATTTATTGCCGGTGCTGGGATTATAGTTCGGAACTCAATTATCTTAGTCGATTTTATTCAGGCTGAGATCCAATCGGGAAAGGATTTAAAAAGAGCGGTCTTAGATGCGGGAGTGGTTCGCTTTAGACCTATGTTTTTGACTGCAGCGGCGGTGATAGTTGGATCTTCCGTAATGTTATTCGATCCGATTTTTCAAGGCTTGGCAGTGTCTTTAATTTTCGGAGAGATTGCGGCGACTGTGCTAAGTAGGTTCGTCGTTCCTGCGTTTTATTTTTGGTTTTCTGAAAGAAGAGGGTGA
- the thiD gene encoding bifunctional hydroxymethylpyrimidine kinase/phosphomethylpyrimidine kinase has product MQKPVVLTIAGSDSGGGAGIQADLKTFNSTGSFGTSVITCLTAQNPDGVTGILEIDPDFLEKQLVAVLSYFPVKTIKTGMLFSESLILKISKILKEYKAKGQNFDLVLDPVMVATSGAKLLQDEAIQSLISELIPMATLVTPNLDEAKILGSGEISKIESMESEAVSLSKKLGVPVLLKGGHIKNSKEALDVLGIPTGEIYKYAKPFVEDFNPHGTGCTYSSAIASYLAQGLTLSDSISKAREFLHAAILQSFPAGKTKTLNHNPVI; this is encoded by the coding sequence ATGCAAAAGCCGGTAGTATTAACAATCGCAGGTTCCGACTCCGGAGGTGGGGCAGGGATCCAAGCGGATTTAAAAACTTTCAATTCCACAGGATCTTTCGGAACATCAGTCATCACCTGTTTAACCGCTCAAAATCCGGACGGTGTCACAGGAATATTAGAAATAGATCCTGACTTCTTAGAAAAACAACTTGTAGCAGTACTTTCTTATTTTCCTGTAAAAACAATCAAGACCGGAATGTTATTCTCCGAAAGTCTGATCCTAAAAATTTCTAAAATCTTAAAAGAATATAAAGCTAAAGGACAAAACTTCGACTTAGTTTTAGATCCCGTAATGGTAGCTACAAGTGGAGCTAAACTTTTACAGGACGAAGCGATACAATCTTTAATCTCTGAATTAATACCTATGGCAACCCTTGTTACTCCAAACTTGGATGAGGCAAAAATTTTAGGTTCCGGAGAAATTTCCAAAATAGAATCCATGGAATCGGAGGCGGTTTCTCTTTCTAAAAAATTAGGTGTTCCTGTTCTATTAAAGGGCGGGCATATCAAAAATTCCAAAGAAGCATTGGATGTGTTAGGAATTCCAACTGGAGAAATTTATAAGTACGCGAAACCTTTTGTGGAAGATTTCAATCCACATGGAACAGGTTGTACTTATTCTTCTGCGATAGCTTCTTATCTGGCGCAAGGACTAACTCTTTCCGATTCTATATCTAAGGCTAGGGAATTCCTACACGCTGCCATCTTACAGTCTTTCCCGGCAGGAAAGACGAAGACATTAAATCACAATCCTGTAATCTAA
- a CDS encoding DUF885 domain-containing protein, with amino-acid sequence MLKKILIISLSTIAVLAVSFGILIWHTINFRPITLGLYYEKIFWENVLDDPETLTSLRILDSWGITSHNYKWSDSSPEKEMERADKAKRDLEILKTYDSSKLSGEDRIYYKALEWDLELAADYEKYIYNSYPVNQLFGVQNHIPSFLATSHMIEDYEDVESYIARLKGISEKLDQVIRGLEVRQSNGVIPPDFILRRVLDELKNFRVKNPEDNILYVSLRKKLEKNDEILSDQKTSSLAEVKKIIETSVYPAYSKLQNFLEQQLKSADNKAGVWKLPNGEKFYAHTLKYHTTTNLSPEEVHSIGLSEVARIQTEMKSILESSGIKVSNLQTTMRQLREKPEFQFPNTTEGKEKVIEVYKEILKESIEKSKPIFPSWPKAKVQVERIPEFKEAGAPGAYYEEPSLDGKRPGVFYANLRDLKEIPKFGMNTLTYHETIPGHHLQIAWSQELTSAPRKLRTTHFTAFVEGWALYAERLAKDYNFYSDPYVDLGRLQAELFRAVRLVVDTGIHYKRWNREDAIRYMSDNTGMAPKEVSAEIERYIVYPGQACSYKIGMISFLKMREDWKSVKGEAFDIKEYHGFVLGKGSLPLEILEKVSKEELGLTPKN; translated from the coding sequence ATGCTGAAGAAGATCCTGATCATCTCTTTATCCACCATTGCGGTACTTGCCGTTTCTTTCGGAATTTTAATTTGGCATACGATCAATTTTAGACCGATCACATTAGGTTTATATTATGAAAAGATCTTTTGGGAGAATGTCCTGGATGATCCGGAAACTCTGACTTCTCTCAGAATTTTGGATTCTTGGGGAATTACTTCTCATAATTACAAATGGTCCGACTCTTCTCCGGAAAAAGAAATGGAAAGAGCAGATAAAGCAAAAAGAGATCTAGAAATTCTTAAAACATACGATTCTTCCAAACTAAGCGGAGAAGATCGGATCTATTATAAGGCTTTAGAATGGGATCTTGAACTTGCGGCCGATTATGAAAAATACATTTATAATTCTTATCCGGTAAATCAGCTATTCGGCGTTCAAAATCATATTCCTTCCTTCTTAGCTACTTCTCATATGATAGAAGATTATGAAGATGTGGAATCTTATATTGCTAGACTGAAAGGGATATCTGAAAAATTGGATCAAGTGATCCGAGGTCTGGAGGTCCGACAATCTAATGGAGTGATTCCTCCAGATTTTATTTTGAGAAGAGTTCTGGATGAGCTGAAAAATTTTCGGGTTAAAAATCCGGAAGATAATATTTTATATGTAAGCCTTCGTAAAAAATTAGAGAAGAACGATGAGATACTCTCTGATCAAAAAACTTCTTCTTTGGCAGAAGTAAAAAAGATTATAGAAACTTCCGTTTATCCTGCTTATTCTAAACTTCAAAATTTCCTAGAACAACAACTTAAGTCGGCAGATAATAAGGCTGGAGTTTGGAAACTTCCGAATGGAGAAAAATTTTACGCACATACTTTAAAATATCATACTACTACCAATCTTTCTCCTGAGGAAGTTCATTCTATCGGGCTTTCGGAAGTAGCAAGGATACAAACCGAGATGAAATCCATTTTGGAAAGTTCAGGGATTAAAGTTTCGAATTTACAAACTACTATGAGGCAGCTAAGAGAGAAACCTGAGTTCCAGTTTCCAAACACTACGGAAGGAAAAGAGAAAGTTATAGAGGTTTATAAAGAGATCTTAAAAGAATCTATAGAAAAATCTAAACCTATCTTTCCTTCTTGGCCTAAAGCGAAAGTGCAGGTGGAAAGAATTCCTGAATTTAAAGAAGCGGGAGCACCAGGAGCTTATTACGAAGAGCCTAGCCTGGACGGAAAACGTCCCGGTGTATTCTATGCAAACCTTCGCGACTTAAAAGAAATCCCTAAATTCGGGATGAATACATTAACATATCATGAAACAATTCCCGGGCATCATTTGCAGATCGCTTGGTCCCAAGAATTAACTTCCGCTCCAAGAAAATTAAGGACCACACATTTTACTGCGTTTGTAGAAGGTTGGGCATTGTACGCGGAAAGACTTGCGAAAGATTATAATTTTTATTCCGACCCTTATGTGGATTTGGGAAGATTACAAGCCGAGTTGTTTAGAGCGGTTCGTTTGGTTGTGGATACGGGAATCCATTACAAACGTTGGAATAGAGAAGATGCCATCCGTTATATGTCTGACAATACCGGTATGGCTCCCAAAGAAGTCTCTGCAGAGATCGAAAGATATATTGTATATCCTGGACAGGCATGCTCATACAAGATCGGTATGATCTCTTTCTTAAAAATGAGAGAGGATTGGAAATCGGTCAAAGGAGAAGCTTTCGATATCAAAGAATACCATGGCTTCGTTTTGGGAAAAGGTTCTCTTCCTTTGGAAATTTTAGAAAAAGTTTCTAAAGAAGAATTGGGGCTAACCCCTAAAAATTAG